From Pseudomonadota bacterium:
TGGGCGATCTTGAGACGGTGATGCTTCGGCGCAGAATCGCCGTGCGGAACGATATCAAGCCGCATCGGTCTGCCTTCGGCTCAGGTCACCACATAGACTGTATCGTGTTCCCTGGCGTGCTCGATCACCACAAGCCCGATCTGGTCGCCCGGCTTGGCGATTTCCACCGCCTCATGGTCGATCTCCATCGATTCGACTTTCTGCTCGAAGTCTGAGGTGTGGCCCTTGACGTGAATGGTGTCGCCCTTATGCAGTTCGCTGTCCGTAATCGTCACACCTGCCACATGTAGGTGGCCGTAGTAGTGGGTCACCGTGCCGATTCTTGTCTCAGTCATGTCATTCTCTCCAACGTACGCTGCAAGCTTTGCGGTATTTCTCAGTATAGACCCTGGGTCGTGCCATTCCGCCAGATCTTACGCAATTAGTCAGTCGGCATCCTCGACACCCGT
This genomic window contains:
- a CDS encoding translation elongation factor-like protein — translated: MTETRIGTVTHYYGHLHVAGVTITDSELHKGDTIHVKGHTSDFEQKVESMEIDHEAVEIAKPGDQIGLVVIEHAREHDTVYVVT